The following is a genomic window from Chryseobacterium ginsenosidimutans.
GGTAAAATAAAGCCTGTTTTAGACAGTTTGGTTCAGGCTGCAACAAAAGGAAAACTTTCTGACAACTGGATGTCTTCTGTCGATGCAATTTTAGACCAATATTTAGGAAAAATCCCTACGAGTTTCACATACGAAGGAAAAAACTATACTCCTCAAACATTTGCAAAGGAAGTTGTTGGCATTAATGCTGATGATTATGTGGAGCTTTCTTCTTACAAAGATTATCCGTATTATCAGAAATTTGTAGTTCCGATTCCTGATAACTGGAGCCACGATTCTGACTGGAATATTCCAATGAAAGATTTAACAGCAATTATTGATAATGCTGTAAACAAAGGATATTCTGTGGGTTGGGCAACGGACGTTTCTGAGCCTTATTTTTCATATAAAAATGGTGTAGCTTATGTTCCAGATGTTGATTTAGACCAAATTACTACGGAAAATAAAGGAACTTTATTCACAGAACCTAAAAAAGACAAAACAATCACTGAAGATATTCGTCAGAAAGGGCTTAATAACCTTTCTACAACCGATGATCACGGAATGCACATCGTAGGATTGGCAAAAGACCAGTCGGGAAAAGAATATTATATGGTAAAGAATTCTTGGGGTGTAACGAATGATTTTGAAGGTTATATTTATGTAACAAGACCCTATGTTGAATACAAATCAACTGCGATTTTAGTTCATAAAAATGCTCTTCCAAAGAACATCAAAAGACAATTGAAGCCTACAAAAAATATCGGTTTATAAGAATCACTTTTTGCCTTTTAACGGCATTTTGATATTTAATCTGTTAAAAACCGTTCTCAGCTTTGGGAACGGTTTATTTTAGTTATGAAATTCAAAAACATTAAATTTAAAACCGCCTCAAGACAATATCCTGAAGCGGTTCCGTTAAAATAATTGAATAGGTAAATTTTATAAATAAAGTGAACTGTTAACGGCAAATTTGCTTTACCAGTGAATAGCAGCGTCAATTTAGAAAAGTTGTAAATAAAAATTGACAACAAAAACAAATTATAGATTAACAATTCACAATTTGTCTCTTTAGTAAAGCACTCCTAAACTTTCGGCTGAAAAATCTAAAAGTTCTTCTGTATTTCCTTCTTTGATTTTCTTTACCCATTCCGGATCTTGCAACAATGCTCTTCCCACTGCTACCAAATCGAAATCTCCCCTTTCCAGTCTTTTTGTTAATTCGGTTAAATCTGCTTTTTCAGTTCCCTGTCCCGCAAATGCTCCCATAAAATCTCCTTCAAGACCTACAGAACCTACTGTAATGGTTGGTTGCCCAGTAATTTTCTTTGCCCAACCAGCAAAATTTAAGTCAGAACCTTCAAATTCAGCTTCCCAGAAACGTCTCTGTGAGCAATGGAAAATATCAACTCCTGCTTCTTTTAACGGCAACAGCCAATCTTCCATTTCTTCCGGTGTATTTGCCAATTTACTTGAATAATCCTGCTGTTTCCATTGAGAAAGACGGATGATAATCATAAAATCTTCACCAACTGCCGCTCTTATTGCCTTCACAATATCAACTGCAAATTTGTTTCTTTCTTTTATTGTTTTACCGCCGTATTCATCGGTTCTTGTGTTAGTAACTTCCCAGAAAAACTGATCGATCAAATAACCGTGAGCTCCATGAATTTCAATAACATCAAAACCTAAATCTTTTGCCGATTTTGCCGAAGCTGCAAACTGAGCAATCGTATCCTGAATATCTTCCAACGTCATGGTAGAAGCCTTTTCCATATCAACCAATGGATAATCCGGAGAATTTCTTGTATCTCCTACGTGCC
Proteins encoded in this region:
- a CDS encoding C1 family peptidase, which translates into the protein MKNTKIASLLFVLSAGSMMFAQDDLINKLKNNQSQNANFQFTTLKDVGATSVKNQGSSGTCWSYSGNSFLESEMQRMGKKPVDLAEIFTARNSYHDKAKLYVLNNGAISWGDGGELHDVVNMYKKYGAVPQDVYTGLKSGQTLNNFSEMQGKIKPVLDSLVQAATKGKLSDNWMSSVDAILDQYLGKIPTSFTYEGKNYTPQTFAKEVVGINADDYVELSSYKDYPYYQKFVVPIPDNWSHDSDWNIPMKDLTAIIDNAVNKGYSVGWATDVSEPYFSYKNGVAYVPDVDLDQITTENKGTLFTEPKKDKTITEDIRQKGLNNLSTTDDHGMHIVGLAKDQSGKEYYMVKNSWGVTNDFEGYIYVTRPYVEYKSTAILVHKNALPKNIKRQLKPTKNIGL
- a CDS encoding NADH:flavin oxidoreductase, whose product is MSTESLFIPFKYKNLELKNRIVMAPMTRAQSDNGVPTQNIADYYARRAASDVGLILSEGTVIDRPASKNMQNIPDFYGTKALNGWKNVIDAVHENGGKMGPQIWHVGDTRNSPDYPLVDMEKASTMTLEDIQDTIAQFAASAKSAKDLGFDVIEIHGAHGYLIDQFFWEVTNTRTDEYGGKTIKERNKFAVDIVKAIRAAVGEDFMIIIRLSQWKQQDYSSKLANTPEEMEDWLLPLKEAGVDIFHCSQRRFWEAEFEGSDLNFAGWAKKITGQPTITVGSVGLEGDFMGAFAGQGTEKADLTELTKRLERGDFDLVAVGRALLQDPEWVKKIKEGNTEELLDFSAESLGVLY